From a region of the Tenggerimyces flavus genome:
- a CDS encoding NAD(P)-dependent alcohol dehydrogenase, with protein sequence MKAIVQDRYGEAGVLEFADIPTPTAGEGELLVQVRAAGVEQGVWHFMAGRPYLVRLGIGFKGPKDRVRGREVAGVVEAVGPNVAGFQPGDEIYGTCEGSFAEYVTVKAKLAARKPANLTFEQAAVVPISGGTALQATRGIQPGQRVLVIGASGGVGTFAVQLAKAAGARVTGVCRTESVDHVRAIGADEVVDYTREDFTGPYDLIIDTGGNRTLGRLRKALAPKGILVIVGAETGAKWTGGIGKAMLRAPLLSLFVGQQLRGMLSTEKAEDLDELRELIEAGKVTPVIDRTYPLTEAADAIRHMRTGHPRGKVVVTI encoded by the coding sequence ATGAAGGCAATCGTGCAAGACCGGTACGGAGAGGCCGGCGTGCTCGAGTTCGCCGATATCCCGACGCCGACGGCTGGTGAGGGGGAGCTGCTCGTCCAGGTGCGCGCGGCCGGCGTCGAGCAGGGCGTGTGGCACTTCATGGCCGGGCGCCCGTACCTCGTGCGGCTCGGCATCGGTTTCAAGGGACCGAAGGACCGCGTCCGCGGCCGCGAGGTCGCCGGCGTCGTCGAGGCGGTCGGCCCGAACGTGGCCGGCTTCCAACCAGGCGACGAGATCTATGGAACGTGCGAGGGCTCGTTCGCCGAGTACGTCACCGTCAAGGCGAAGCTGGCGGCACGAAAGCCGGCCAACCTCACGTTCGAGCAGGCGGCCGTCGTCCCGATCTCCGGCGGCACCGCCCTGCAGGCGACCCGCGGCATCCAGCCAGGCCAACGGGTGTTGGTGATCGGCGCGTCCGGCGGCGTCGGAACGTTCGCCGTCCAGCTCGCCAAGGCGGCCGGCGCCCGCGTGACCGGCGTCTGCCGCACGGAGAGCGTCGACCACGTCCGGGCGATCGGCGCGGACGAGGTCGTCGACTACACGCGCGAGGACTTCACCGGCCCGTACGACCTCATCATCGACACCGGCGGCAACCGCACGCTCGGACGCCTCCGCAAAGCCCTTGCTCCCAAGGGGATTCTCGTCATCGTCGGTGCCGAGACGGGCGCCAAGTGGACCGGTGGCATCGGCAAGGCCATGCTGCGCGCGCCGTTGCTGTCGCTGTTCGTCGGACAGCAGCTGCGCGGGATGCTCTCGACCGAGAAGGCGGAAGACCTCGACGAGCTCCGCGAGCTGATCGAGGCCGGCAAGGTCACGCCGGTCATCGACCGCACGTACCCGCTCACCGAGGCCGCCGACGCGATTCGCCACATGCGCACCGGCCACCCCCGCGGCAAGGTAGTCGTCACCATCTAG
- a CDS encoding helix-turn-helix transcriptional regulator, producing the protein MDRERRLRLLRALRGARLRGQDLRLPQGLPAVVKPTKVTNSIRALRFANGEMTQAELAERIGVTRQTVIAIEQGRYSPSLEMAFQIARVFDATLDAVFQYPEK; encoded by the coding sequence CTGGATCGCGAACGCCGTCTACGTCTGCTTCGTGCTCTCCGCGGTGCTCGGCTCCGTGGCCAGGATCTTCGCCTACCGCAGGGGCTTCCAGCCGTGGTGAAGCCCACCAAAGTCACGAACTCGATCCGTGCCCTCCGCTTCGCGAACGGGGAAATGACCCAAGCGGAGTTGGCCGAACGCATCGGCGTGACTCGCCAGACCGTCATCGCCATCGAGCAGGGCCGCTACTCGCCCTCGCTGGAGATGGCATTCCAGATCGCCCGGGTCTTCGACGCGACGCTCGACGCCGTGTTCCAGTACCCGGAGAAATGA
- a CDS encoding TetR/AcrR family transcriptional regulator yields the protein MAISDWQAKRRSAARQEIVDAAWSLAREHGLAGLSLRDVARHVGMAAPSLYSYFDSKNALFDAMFADGNRAILAMEWPKAGKDVRGTLRNTIGFFVRQAVADPVRHQLLAERTIPGFAPSEESYALAGQVYGLLTRPLEEVANPSQDDLDLITTVITGLINQHLANDPGGSRWVRLIDDAADLLVPRLEARAKPTTRRRRQAMS from the coding sequence ATGGCGATCAGTGATTGGCAGGCGAAGCGGCGTTCGGCGGCGCGGCAGGAGATCGTCGACGCGGCGTGGTCGCTGGCCCGTGAGCATGGGCTCGCCGGGCTCAGCCTGCGCGACGTAGCCCGACACGTGGGCATGGCGGCGCCGAGCCTGTACTCGTACTTCGACTCCAAGAACGCCTTGTTCGACGCGATGTTCGCCGACGGCAACCGCGCGATCCTCGCCATGGAGTGGCCGAAGGCCGGCAAGGACGTTCGCGGCACGCTCCGCAACACGATCGGCTTCTTCGTTCGCCAGGCGGTCGCCGATCCCGTCCGCCACCAACTCCTGGCCGAGCGCACCATCCCCGGCTTCGCCCCGTCGGAGGAGTCGTACGCACTCGCCGGGCAGGTCTACGGCCTCCTCACCCGGCCGCTCGAGGAGGTCGCCAACCCCAGCCAGGACGACCTCGACCTGATCACGACCGTGATCACAGGCCTGATCAACCAGCACCTCGCGAACGACCCCGGCGGATCGCGATGGGTACGCCTGATCGACGACGCCGCCGACCTGCTCGTGCCCCGACTCGAGGCACGCGCGAAACCCACCACCCGACGCAGAAGGCAGGCAATGTCATGA
- a CDS encoding VOC family protein, translated as MTIAPPQLHHLALTVRDLDAAIDWYGKVFGLAHFMDVPHEGGIGVGLADPKLECVIVLHRHDDTPDEPFHETRTGLDHVGLRVATRDDLVAWQDHLESNGVVRTTRADRPLTQSPIADEPYGSVLVFRDPDNIQLELIALE; from the coding sequence ATGACGATCGCACCACCACAGCTGCACCATCTCGCCCTCACCGTCCGCGATCTCGACGCCGCGATCGACTGGTACGGAAAGGTGTTCGGGCTCGCGCACTTCATGGACGTTCCACACGAAGGCGGCATCGGCGTCGGGCTCGCCGACCCGAAGCTGGAGTGCGTCATCGTCCTGCACCGGCACGACGACACCCCCGACGAACCGTTCCACGAGACCCGCACCGGACTTGACCACGTCGGCCTGCGCGTCGCCACCCGCGACGACCTGGTCGCCTGGCAGGACCACCTGGAGAGTAACGGCGTCGTACGCACCACAAGGGCTGACCGTCCGCTCACCCAGTCGCCGATCGCCGACGAGCCGTACGGCTCCGTGCTCGTCTTCCGCGATCCCGACAACATCCAGCTCGAGCTCATCGCCTTGGAGTAA
- a CDS encoding MBL fold metallo-hydrolase, whose protein sequence is MELVRSAPDVTTLADAIPIPDLGFVPVNAFLLRAEQPVLVDAGLTASSPEFLAKLSSLLDPADLRWIYLTHPDRDHTGSIRSLLDLAPRARLVTTFMGMGILSLEEPIPPERVFLLNPGQTLDVGDRQLTCFRPPLYDSPATTGFYDSLTGTCFSSDCFGAPVASADLAHADDIAAVPPSELVAGQRLWATVDSPWVTGVDRTAFRASLEPLRRLAPPVILSSHLPAAHNATTRLLEMLEQAPEATPYVGPDQAALEAMLAAMEPRST, encoded by the coding sequence ATGGAACTCGTTCGATCCGCACCAGACGTGACCACCCTCGCCGACGCGATCCCGATCCCCGACCTCGGCTTCGTCCCCGTCAACGCGTTCCTTCTGCGGGCCGAGCAACCCGTCCTCGTCGATGCCGGGCTCACCGCTTCGAGCCCCGAGTTCCTGGCGAAGCTGTCATCGCTGCTCGATCCGGCCGACCTTCGGTGGATCTACCTCACCCACCCCGACCGCGACCACACCGGCAGCATTCGTTCGCTGCTCGACCTCGCGCCGCGGGCGCGCCTCGTCACGACGTTCATGGGGATGGGCATCCTGTCGCTCGAGGAGCCGATCCCGCCCGAACGCGTCTTCCTGCTCAACCCGGGACAGACCCTCGATGTCGGCGACCGGCAGCTGACATGCTTCCGCCCGCCGCTGTACGACAGCCCGGCGACCACCGGGTTCTACGACTCGCTGACGGGGACCTGCTTCAGCTCCGACTGCTTCGGCGCACCGGTCGCCAGCGCCGACCTCGCGCATGCGGACGACATCGCGGCGGTGCCGCCCAGCGAGCTCGTCGCCGGGCAACGGCTCTGGGCGACCGTCGACAGCCCGTGGGTGACCGGCGTGGACCGAACGGCCTTTCGCGCCTCGCTCGAACCTCTCCGCAGACTCGCCCCGCCGGTGATCCTCAGCTCGCACCTGCCGGCAGCACACAACGCGACGACGAGGCTGCTCGAGATGCTCGAGCAAGCCCCCGAAGCGACGCCGTACGTCGGCCCCGACCAGGCCGCTCTCGAAGCGATGCTCGCCGCGATGGAGCCGCGATCGACGTAG
- a CDS encoding fumarate reductase/succinate dehydrogenase flavoprotein subunit, translated as MTEYERHSYDVIVVGAGGAGLRAAIAAHDAGAKTAIVCKSLLGKAHTVMAEGGAAAAMGNLWPEDNWKVHFRDTMRGGKMLNNWRMAQLHAQEAPDRVLELEEWGALFDRTADGLISQRDFGGHRYARLAHVGDRTGLEMIRTLQQRAVALGIDVFMECTITDLFKDGDRISGAFGYWRENGKFIVFEAPSIVLATGGIGKSFRVTSNSWEYTGDGHALALRAGATLVNMEFVQFHPTGMVWPPSVRGILVTESVRGDGGILKNSEGRRFMFDYIPEFFKAETADTIEEADGWYTDKTNNRRPPELLPRDEVARAINSEIKAGRGSPHGGIFLDIASRRDPEFIMRRLPSMYHQFKELADVDITREAMEIGPTCHYVMGGVEVEPDTAMSLVPGLYAAGEVAGGMHGANRLGGNSLSDLLVFGRRAGLNAAYYAVRSKSAPVTVTEEEITAAEADAVAPFAEDGGENPYSVQSDLQDVMHTLVGIIRTEAELEQALVDIAALRDRAAKLTVTGGPEYNPGWNLAIDLHNMLQVSECIARAALERTESRGGHTRDDFPMTDQSWGRKNIILKAIGDKIDLSIQPLPVMPDELQTFFEEK; from the coding sequence ATGACTGAGTACGAACGTCACTCCTACGACGTCATCGTCGTCGGCGCGGGCGGCGCCGGCCTCCGGGCCGCGATCGCCGCGCACGACGCCGGCGCGAAGACGGCCATCGTCTGCAAGTCCCTGCTGGGCAAGGCACACACGGTCATGGCCGAGGGCGGCGCCGCCGCCGCGATGGGCAACCTGTGGCCCGAGGACAACTGGAAGGTGCACTTCCGCGACACCATGCGTGGCGGGAAGATGCTCAACAACTGGCGGATGGCCCAGCTGCACGCGCAGGAGGCGCCGGACCGCGTCCTCGAGCTCGAGGAGTGGGGCGCGCTGTTCGACCGTACGGCGGACGGCCTGATCTCCCAGCGCGACTTCGGTGGACACCGGTACGCGCGGCTCGCGCACGTCGGCGACCGCACCGGCCTGGAGATGATCCGTACGTTGCAGCAACGCGCTGTCGCGTTGGGCATCGACGTGTTCATGGAGTGCACGATCACCGACCTGTTCAAGGACGGCGACCGGATCTCCGGAGCGTTCGGGTACTGGCGGGAGAACGGCAAGTTCATCGTCTTCGAGGCGCCGTCGATCGTGCTCGCGACCGGCGGCATCGGCAAGTCGTTCCGCGTCACCTCGAACTCGTGGGAGTACACCGGCGACGGGCACGCGCTCGCGCTGCGCGCCGGCGCGACGCTGGTCAACATGGAGTTCGTCCAGTTCCACCCGACCGGCATGGTGTGGCCGCCCTCGGTGCGCGGCATCCTCGTGACCGAGTCGGTCCGTGGCGACGGCGGCATCCTCAAGAACTCCGAGGGCCGGCGCTTCATGTTCGACTACATCCCGGAGTTCTTCAAAGCCGAGACGGCCGACACGATCGAAGAAGCCGACGGCTGGTACACCGACAAGACCAACAACCGGCGGCCGCCGGAGCTGCTGCCCCGCGACGAGGTCGCCCGGGCGATCAACTCCGAGATCAAGGCCGGCCGCGGGTCACCCCATGGCGGCATCTTCCTCGACATCGCGTCGCGTCGGGACCCCGAGTTCATCATGCGCCGGCTGCCGTCGATGTACCACCAGTTCAAGGAGCTGGCGGACGTCGACATCACCAGGGAAGCAATGGAGATCGGGCCGACCTGTCACTACGTGATGGGTGGCGTGGAGGTCGAGCCAGACACGGCGATGTCGCTCGTTCCCGGCCTGTACGCGGCGGGCGAGGTCGCCGGCGGCATGCACGGCGCCAACCGGCTCGGCGGCAACTCGCTGTCCGACCTGTTGGTGTTCGGGCGTCGCGCCGGACTGAATGCGGCGTACTACGCGGTCCGTTCGAAGTCCGCGCCGGTCACCGTGACGGAGGAGGAGATCACCGCGGCCGAGGCCGATGCGGTGGCCCCGTTCGCCGAGGACGGCGGCGAGAACCCGTACTCGGTGCAGAGCGACCTGCAGGACGTCATGCACACGCTGGTCGGGATCATCCGGACCGAGGCGGAGCTCGAGCAAGCGCTGGTTGACATCGCGGCGCTGCGCGACCGGGCGGCCAAGCTCACGGTCACCGGAGGCCCGGAGTACAACCCCGGTTGGAACCTCGCGATCGACCTGCACAACATGCTGCAGGTGTCGGAGTGCATCGCCCGCGCCGCGCTCGAGCGTACGGAGAGCCGCGGCGGTCACACCCGCGACGACTTCCCGATGACCGACCAGTCGTGGGGCCGGAAGAACATCATCCTCAAGGCCATCGGCGACAAGATCGACCTGTCCATCCAGCCGCTGCCGGTCATGCCGGATGAGCTCCAGACCTTCTTCGAGGAGAAGTAG
- a CDS encoding succinate dehydrogenase/fumarate reductase iron-sulfur subunit, whose product MGYDLSMKVWRGDRKSGGALQDYKVEVEEGEVVLDAIHRLQATQAGDLAVRWNCKAGKCGSCSAEVNGRPRLMCMTRLSEYSPEETITVTPMRAFPVIKDLVTDVSYNYEKAKQVPSFAPSAPDRDGKRRMKQADVERGQEFRKCIECFLCQDTCHVIRDHEENKPKFAGPRFFLRYAELDMHPLDTNDRRNLSQMAAGLGMCNITKCCTEVCPEHIKITDNAIIPMKERVVDRKYDPVVWLGSKILRRDQREEV is encoded by the coding sequence ATGGGATACGACCTGTCGATGAAGGTGTGGCGGGGCGACCGCAAGTCCGGTGGCGCGCTGCAGGACTACAAGGTCGAGGTGGAGGAAGGCGAGGTCGTCCTCGACGCGATCCACCGGCTGCAGGCCACGCAGGCTGGCGATCTGGCCGTGCGGTGGAACTGCAAGGCGGGCAAGTGCGGCTCGTGCTCGGCGGAGGTCAACGGCCGGCCGCGGCTGATGTGCATGACGCGGCTGTCGGAGTACTCGCCGGAAGAGACGATCACGGTGACGCCGATGCGGGCTTTCCCGGTGATCAAGGACCTCGTGACGGACGTCTCGTACAACTACGAGAAGGCCAAGCAGGTCCCGTCGTTCGCCCCTTCTGCTCCTGATCGCGATGGGAAGCGACGGATGAAGCAGGCGGATGTCGAACGCGGGCAGGAGTTCCGCAAGTGCATCGAGTGCTTCCTGTGCCAGGACACCTGCCACGTCATCCGTGACCACGAGGAGAACAAGCCGAAGTTCGCCGGGCCGCGGTTCTTCCTGCGGTACGCCGAGCTCGACATGCACCCGTTGGACACCAACGACCGCCGCAACCTCTCGCAGATGGCGGCAGGGCTGGGCATGTGCAACATCACCAAGTGCTGCACGGAAGTGTGCCCCGAGCACATCAAGATCACCGACAACGCGATCATCCCGATGAAGGAGCGTGTGGTCGACCGCAAGTACGACCCGGTGGTGTGGCTGGGCTCGAAGATCCTGCGACGGGACCAGCGCGAAGAGGTCTGA
- a CDS encoding dihydrofolate reductase family protein, whose protein sequence is MAQAKQAAGERNVLVHGAYTAQTALKAGVLDELEIHQIPILLGAGRRLFENLGTDPIDLEVVRVIDTPEATHIRYRVKR, encoded by the coding sequence ATGGCCCAGGCGAAGCAGGCCGCGGGCGAACGGAACGTGCTCGTCCACGGCGCGTACACCGCCCAGACCGCGCTCAAGGCGGGGGTGCTCGACGAGCTGGAGATCCACCAGATCCCGATCCTCCTCGGAGCCGGCCGCCGCCTCTTCGAGAACCTCGGCACCGACCCCATCGACCTTGAGGTCGTCCGCGTCATCGACACCCCCGAGGCCACCCATATCCGCTACCGGGTCAAGCGATGA
- a CDS encoding 4a-hydroxytetrahydrobiopterin dehydratase — protein sequence MTEPQLLSDDQITETLRDLPGWEARPGALFREVKAPTFMAGIRLVDEVAELAEQLNHHPDIGIRWRTVSFSLSTHVRGGVTQYDVDLARRITAVVDQL from the coding sequence ATGACCGAGCCGCAGTTGCTCAGCGACGACCAGATCACCGAGACCTTGCGCGACCTGCCCGGCTGGGAAGCCCGCCCTGGGGCGCTGTTCCGGGAGGTCAAGGCGCCCACGTTCATGGCCGGCATCCGCCTGGTCGACGAGGTGGCGGAGCTCGCCGAGCAGCTCAACCACCACCCCGACATCGGCATCCGGTGGCGGACGGTCTCGTTCTCGTTGTCGACCCACGTACGCGGCGGCGTTACCCAGTACGACGTGGACCTCGCCCGCCGCATCACCGCCGTCGTCGACCAGCTCTAG
- a CDS encoding ISL3 family transposase — MTWSETSELIRPRRCMTERAVAEAVRRVGQDQSAVATVAAEFGVSWGTVNTAVVAAAKALRRPPEARAVTAVGVDEHVFGARGPVQWMRFCTTIVDVGRGKLLDVLPGRTGRIVSDWFAHRDPAWRAGIQAAVCDPLRSYRSGLRTGLPQASVVLDAFHLVKLGTDTTELVRRRVQFDQLDQLGRRGRKGDPLHDTLRLLRSKPEAFTPNGHRATRLRTVLLDHDPTGQVGATWEIAHRLRHLYQRVDTTARQRFPNKTRVTARLDRLIADARYYAHHDDIPELATLANTLTEWRDPILARADHPYASNGPTEGTNTIIKKIKRIGFGFRSFTNYRARILLACADIDWPPKPAATHIRHRTPRLAA, encoded by the coding sequence GTGACGTGGTCTGAGACGAGTGAGCTGATTCGGCCGCGGCGGTGTATGACCGAGCGGGCGGTGGCCGAGGCGGTGCGCCGGGTCGGTCAGGACCAGTCCGCGGTGGCGACGGTGGCCGCGGAGTTCGGTGTGTCGTGGGGCACGGTCAACACCGCCGTCGTGGCCGCCGCGAAGGCGCTGCGCCGGCCACCGGAGGCGCGTGCGGTGACCGCGGTCGGCGTCGATGAGCACGTGTTCGGGGCCCGTGGGCCGGTGCAGTGGATGCGGTTCTGCACCACCATCGTCGACGTCGGCCGCGGGAAGCTGCTCGATGTGCTGCCGGGCCGCACCGGCCGGATCGTGTCCGACTGGTTCGCCCACCGGGACCCGGCCTGGCGGGCCGGTATCCAGGCCGCGGTGTGTGATCCGCTGCGCTCCTACCGGTCCGGGCTACGGACCGGGCTGCCGCAGGCCAGCGTGGTGCTGGACGCCTTCCACCTGGTCAAACTCGGCACCGACACGACCGAACTGGTCCGCCGCCGAGTCCAGTTCGACCAACTCGACCAACTCGGCCGCCGCGGCCGCAAGGGCGACCCCCTGCACGACACACTGCGGCTGCTGCGCAGCAAACCCGAGGCCTTCACCCCCAACGGACACCGCGCCACCCGACTGCGCACCGTCCTACTCGACCACGACCCCACCGGCCAGGTCGGCGCCACCTGGGAGATCGCCCACCGCCTCCGCCACCTCTACCAACGCGTCGACACCACGGCGAGGCAGCGTTTCCCCAACAAAACAAGGGTCACCGCACGCCTTGACCGGCTCATCGCCGACGCCCGCTACTACGCCCACCACGACGACATCCCCGAACTAGCGACCCTGGCGAACACCCTCACCGAGTGGCGCGACCCCATCCTCGCCCGAGCCGACCACCCCTACGCCAGCAACGGCCCCACCGAAGGCACCAACACCATCATCAAGAAGATCAAACGCATCGGCTTCGGCTTCCGCAGCTTCACCAACTACCGCGCCCGCATCCTCCTCGCCTGCGCCGACATAGACTGGCCACCCAAACCCGCAGCCACCCACATCAGACACCGCACACCACGCTTGGCTGCGTAG
- a CDS encoding AfsR/SARP family transcriptional regulator: protein MFFRVLGPVELLARGRPVDLGPQRQRALLAVLLFSPRRVVPAATLIDRIWGASAPASVRNTLYSYVTRLRRVLEGVSASDSPPLLVSRGGGYVLDVDPELVDLHRFRALLGQARQADADDASVQLSGEALGLWTDNPLANVSGDWLAGQREALCMEQLSAIAEHADALARLGRGAELVPELAATLEAHPLSEPIAVRLIRALRGGGRRAEALAYFARTRARIADELGAEPGAELRSLHLELLRDDAEPRPPVRREDPPPTNLPSTTGDFTGRAGELAALLAYANHATPGVPTVVAVNGLAGVGKTSLALHAAHRLLDQFPDAHLFVDLCGHTADRGVLSAEEALDTLLRCLGVPAAEMPARLDERVALWRTQLHRRRALVVLDNAVTVEQLQPLLPSSGDALVLITSRQRLIGLAGAQSLSLDPFTETDAARFFERIAGRDRVQGEIDAVSEVLALCGYLPLALRIAAARLHHRQTWTVAHLLARLRDQSTPLAELAYGDRGVAASLHLSYTHLSPDQQRMFRLSGLVPGNDLDAYAGAALVERKVPEARKLLEDLVDANLLHQQHPDRYRAHDLVRDYARHLTDAEETPDGKRHAFGRLLDFYRRGAYLANGRITTRPAPFDLPDDDRAPTLPDVRDRAGALAWFDQERANLIGAVRLAATAGWPEYAWQITSRLWYFLDLRWYTDDWIATQRVAIGATQASGDLNAESIARYSLGIAYRRSGRYRESIDELRHVRALGAELGNERRQADALNSLGAAYMHIADYAEAHESLRQARALYHRIGDDDGETMVILNLGERAMRTGEYAAAAELGCEAVDRSLRTGAAHLRVDALLTLAEVRFQTGEPKAALAHYRDAATLALEIGNPGLEARAVNGIARLTSAAGDLAGAVAGHLRALAQLRELGDLAGQAEVCLGMGDSYRAHSATPEAEQHYRQALALARQIRYRHLETRAEACLAALA from the coding sequence GTGTTCTTTCGGGTGCTTGGCCCGGTTGAGCTCTTGGCGCGGGGGCGTCCGGTCGACCTCGGCCCGCAGCGGCAACGGGCCCTGCTGGCCGTCCTGCTGTTCAGCCCGCGTCGCGTGGTGCCCGCGGCGACCCTGATCGACCGGATCTGGGGTGCGTCGGCTCCGGCCTCCGTGCGCAACACGCTCTACAGCTACGTCACCCGGCTCCGACGCGTCCTCGAAGGCGTCTCCGCGTCGGACAGCCCGCCCCTGTTGGTCAGCCGTGGCGGTGGGTACGTACTCGATGTCGATCCCGAGTTGGTCGACCTGCACCGCTTCCGCGCTCTGCTCGGCCAAGCCCGGCAGGCCGATGCCGACGACGCCTCCGTCCAGCTGTCCGGCGAGGCACTCGGCCTGTGGACCGACAACCCGCTCGCCAACGTCTCCGGCGACTGGCTCGCCGGACAACGAGAAGCACTGTGCATGGAGCAGCTGAGCGCGATCGCCGAGCACGCCGACGCCCTGGCGCGACTCGGGCGCGGTGCCGAGCTGGTCCCGGAGCTGGCCGCGACGCTCGAGGCCCACCCGCTGTCGGAGCCGATCGCTGTCCGGCTCATCCGCGCCCTTCGCGGCGGCGGGCGCCGAGCGGAGGCCCTCGCGTACTTCGCCCGGACCAGGGCGCGGATCGCCGACGAGCTGGGCGCCGAACCGGGCGCTGAGCTCCGGAGCCTGCACCTGGAGCTGCTCCGCGACGACGCCGAGCCGCGGCCGCCCGTACGCCGGGAGGACCCGCCGCCGACCAACCTGCCAAGCACCACGGGCGATTTCACCGGACGAGCCGGCGAGCTGGCCGCGCTGCTCGCGTATGCCAACCACGCGACCCCAGGCGTCCCCACGGTCGTCGCCGTCAACGGGCTGGCCGGCGTCGGCAAGACCTCGCTGGCGCTGCACGCGGCGCACCGGCTCCTCGACCAGTTCCCCGACGCGCACCTGTTCGTCGACCTCTGCGGCCACACCGCCGACCGAGGCGTGCTCTCCGCGGAGGAGGCGCTCGACACGCTGCTGCGCTGTCTCGGCGTGCCCGCGGCGGAGATGCCGGCACGGCTCGACGAGCGGGTGGCGTTGTGGCGAACGCAGCTGCACCGCAGGCGGGCGCTCGTCGTTCTCGACAACGCGGTCACCGTCGAACAGCTCCAGCCGCTACTCCCATCCTCCGGTGACGCGCTCGTGCTGATCACGAGCCGCCAACGGCTGATCGGGCTGGCCGGCGCGCAGTCGCTCAGCCTCGACCCGTTCACCGAGACGGACGCGGCGCGCTTCTTCGAACGGATCGCCGGCCGCGACCGAGTGCAAGGCGAGATTGACGCCGTCTCGGAGGTCCTCGCGCTGTGCGGCTATCTGCCGCTGGCGCTGCGGATCGCGGCGGCGAGACTGCACCACCGCCAGACCTGGACGGTCGCGCACCTGCTGGCTCGGTTGCGGGATCAGTCAACCCCGCTTGCCGAACTGGCGTACGGAGACCGCGGCGTGGCCGCGTCCCTGCATCTCTCGTACACGCACCTGTCGCCGGATCAGCAGCGGATGTTCCGACTCTCCGGCCTGGTCCCGGGCAACGACCTCGACGCCTACGCGGGGGCCGCGCTCGTCGAACGGAAGGTGCCCGAGGCGCGCAAGCTGCTCGAGGACCTGGTGGACGCCAACCTGCTCCACCAGCAGCATCCGGACCGGTACCGCGCGCACGACCTCGTTCGCGACTATGCCCGCCACCTGACCGACGCCGAGGAGACGCCCGACGGTAAGCGGCACGCGTTCGGACGGCTGCTCGACTTCTACCGCCGAGGCGCGTACCTCGCGAACGGACGGATCACCACGCGACCCGCGCCGTTCGACCTGCCCGACGACGATCGCGCGCCGACGCTGCCCGACGTGCGCGACCGGGCGGGCGCGTTGGCTTGGTTCGACCAGGAACGGGCCAACCTGATCGGCGCCGTGCGGTTGGCCGCGACTGCCGGCTGGCCGGAGTACGCCTGGCAGATCACCAGCCGGCTCTGGTACTTCCTCGACCTGCGCTGGTACACCGACGACTGGATCGCGACCCAGCGCGTGGCCATCGGCGCGACCCAGGCCAGCGGCGACCTGAACGCCGAGAGCATCGCCAGGTACAGCCTCGGCATCGCCTACCGGCGGAGCGGGCGCTACCGAGAGTCCATCGACGAGCTGCGCCACGTCCGAGCGCTCGGCGCGGAGCTCGGCAACGAACGGCGCCAGGCCGACGCCCTGAACTCGCTCGGCGCCGCGTACATGCACATCGCGGACTACGCGGAGGCCCACGAGAGCCTGCGGCAGGCCAGGGCGTTGTACCACCGGATCGGCGATGACGACGGCGAGACGATGGTGATCCTCAACCTCGGCGAACGGGCCATGCGCACCGGCGAGTACGCCGCGGCCGCCGAGCTCGGCTGCGAAGCGGTGGACCGTTCGCTTCGCACCGGCGCCGCCCACCTGCGGGTCGACGCGCTGCTCACGCTCGCCGAGGTGCGCTTCCAGACGGGCGAACCGAAGGCCGCGCTCGCGCACTACCGGGACGCCGCGACGTTGGCGCTCGAGATCGGCAACCCCGGCCTGGAGGCGCGCGCGGTCAACGGCATCGCTCGGCTCACCAGCGCGGCCGGCGACCTGGCAGGGGCGGTCGCAGGCCACCTTCGCGCGCTGGCCCAACTGCGTGAGCTGGGCGATCTCGCCGGCCAGGCCGAGGTCTGCCTCGGAATGGGCGACAGCTACCGCGCGCATTCGGCGACGCCCGAGGCAGAGCAGCACTACCGGCAGGCCCTCGCGCTCGCCCGGCAGATCCGCTACCGCCACCTCGAGACGCGGGCAGAGGCCTGCCTGGCCGCGCTCGCCTAG